DNA sequence from the Chthoniobacterales bacterium genome:
TATCGGTCGGGCCTTGGTGAACGCCGAGATCGCCGATGAAGATGCGGAACGCGCCAAAGGACTCATGGGGCGGAACGAACTGGCCGAGGGCGAGGGCATGCTCTTCGTTTTTGCCTCACCCCAGCCGATGAATTTTTGGATGCACGATACTGTGATCCCGCTCTCCATCGCCTACATCAATGCCCAAGGCGTGATCCGCGAAATCCATGACCTCAAGCCGATGGACGAAACCCCGGTCCAGAGCGCGGTCAATGACCTGATGTTCGCCTTGGAGGTTCCGCAAGGCTGGTTCGAGCGGAATAGCATCCTGCCCGGTGACCGCATCCTTGGGCTGCCATCTCCGAATACGGCCACCGGCGATTGATAGCCA
Encoded proteins:
- a CDS encoding DUF192 domain-containing protein codes for the protein MCPAPRVAANFSPVKNLRRQITAWTAAAALQALSLVALGLTPAQDRLPAVKLTIGRALVNAEIADEDAERAKGLMGRNELAEGEGMLFVFASPQPMNFWMHDTVIPLSIAYINAQGVIREIHDLKPMDETPVQSAVNDLMFALEVPQGWFERNSILPGDRILGLPSPNTATGD